The following coding sequences are from one Triplophysa dalaica isolate WHDGS20190420 chromosome 12, ASM1584641v1, whole genome shotgun sequence window:
- the LOC130433082 gene encoding prostate stem cell antigen-like — protein sequence MKSLYSLLLILLTIHSVNTLKCYICGSKTTNDECNMNSEDCQAPFDACMTTVAKLGAVKGIVKTCSNSKVCTGAASVASMDNNGNGVQISCCTSRLCNYSGAASIKAQRWLMLLPLILLSLLIRQQT from the exons ATGAAGTCTCTTTACAGTCTGCTTCTTATACTTCTAACAATACACTCAG TAAATACACTGAAGTGTTACATCTGCGGCTCCAAAACAACGAATGACGAGTGCAACATGAACTCTGAGGATTGTCAGGCTCCCTTCGACGCCTGCATGACTACTGTAGCCAAACTAG GAGCTGTGAAAGGCATTGTAAAGACCTGCTCCAATTCGAAGGTCTGTACAGGAGCTGCATCTGTGGCCTCTATGGACAATAATGGAAACGGCGTTCAGATCTCCTGCTGCACCAGTCGCCTGTGCAACTACAGCGGAGCTGCGAGTATTAAAGCACAACGATGGCTGATGCTCCTGCCCCTGATCCTCTTATCCCTTCTTATCAGACAGCAAACATGA